From the genome of Setaria viridis chromosome 1, Setaria_viridis_v4.0, whole genome shotgun sequence:
tttcatagtAAACAATGACAAGGAACAATCTGACTTCTTTTAGACCTTGAAAAACTTTTAGCAGAAATTACTTAAAATTGTTTGAGCTACCTATCTCGGTGTTTTCAAACAAATCAATTAACTGGAAACATTTCTAGCTAAACATACAATCATGTTTAGCTTCATAAGCAAGTAAAAAAAACTTAGAAACACAACTCAAAAATATTTTGCTAAAATAGAGAACACACAAAAGTGTAAGAGCATGATCGAGGGGAGAAAAAACAGAAACCATCACTTTTTTGTGCATgtgaaaaaggaggaaaaccAAGCAAACGGTTTTCTCCCGCAACAAATGAGAGCAGATAATCCGGGATACATGCCAAAAATAAAGCTAGAAAATCTAAATTAAACCGAAATAAGAACAAAAATCAATCCAAAAAAGCGACTATTTTTTAAAAGGCGAATAACAGCGAAAGGACCGCGGTCCCCGTCGGCACGTCCTCTTTcacggcctcgccgtcgcctccctttcttcttcctcctccccgacggcTCCTCCTCACACACACGGAGAGCGCTCACGCGGGCGCGCACACACGGAGGTGGAGCTCCgaaagagggggagggaggagatgcCGGGGAGCCAGAACGGGGGCCCGAGGCCGCGGCTGGCCAAGGTCGAGACCATCCACGGCCTCGCGCGCGCGGgcgacctcgccggcgtccAGAGGAAGCTGCGGGAGAATCCCGCCCTCCTCAACGATAAGAACCCCGTGGTACGTCCTTCGCCCTTCTCCTTTGCTTGCTTGGGGGGAAAATGCGATCTTTGGTCGGTTTCATGGTTCTTGAATCTCTTGATGCTTGCTGCGGAGGATGAGCGTATTAGATTCGAGAGGAAATGATCTTGTTGGGTGTAGAAATGTCAGTTTTTTGGTTGTGTATTCCTGGCTTGGTTTTCTTAGTCGGTTCTTGGATTTCGACCCGGCGGCATTGGCTAATCCGCCCTTGGCAATGCTTTTCTACTAGTCCTCTTTTTATGAACAGATTTCTGGGGCTTAGCTTGCGCCCCCTCCTTTGATTGCTTAATTGTTCATTTGCTCCGTTGTGTAGCCGATTTGTTTCTCCTGCTGGTTCGGTCTGTCTCTGCCCGTTTTGATGCTTTCTGGGCCAAAAGATGACACTGGTGATGGATTGGGAAAGGATTTTTGTTGTGTAATCTTGATTTCTTCGGCCTTGTTCAAAAAATTCCCCTATTCGGTACGCCCCCACTCGCTCTCGAGATTTGTCAAGATTAAGTTGTTTGGTATGCTTTGCTTTGATACTTCTTTTAAAATCTCTTTGGGCATTTCAGGGGGGTCGCTTTCATATCCCCTTTTACCGCATTGCATTTGTTGATTCAGACGTCTCTGTTTCGTGACCTGATTAAATTGGATATCCTGTGGATCCGTGATGCACGAACCTGATTTTATTTACTAGCAATAGTGGCTTTTAGTCCCTTCCCAACGCAACGAGTCATTTACAACGTTGTGTCATAATTTGCAGATGTGTCAAACACCACTTCATGTTGCTGCTGGCTACAATAATACAGAAATAGTTAAGTTCTTGCTTAACTGGCAAGGTACCGAAACTGTTGATCTGGAGGCAAAGAACATGGTACTTAAATCGCCACATTTCTTTTTCATCTGATTGGGTCATCTGCCACACTTCTTTCATGCTTCGAGCTAAATTGATAAACTAATGATTTAATTGTTTCAGTATGGAGAGACTCCTCTGCATATGGCAGTGAAAAATAGTTCTTGTGAATCAACAAATCTACTCCTTGAACGTGGTGCACACATAGAAGCCAAAGCCAATGTATGATCTATCTgtttcatttcatttccatcaaattttttatttaatacTGCATGCACAAATTTATTGTGCTCAAATCTTGCTGATGCAGAACGGAATGACACCATTGCATTTAGCTGTCTGGCATGCACTTCAAGCTGGAGATTACAGCACCGTCAGCGTGTTGCTCAGCTACAACGCGGATTGCTTTGCAAAAGATGATGTACTACTTGATTCGCAGTAATGGTTTTGAATTACTTATTTAAAATCATATTAAAATTTAGAATGTGGTGACCTTTGTTATCACATCTTGCCAACAGGAAGGCAAAATGCCCTTAAACCATATTCCTGGAGGAGCTGGTAGTGAGAAGTTGCTGAAGCTCCTCAGTCGTCATATGGAAGAGCAAAGAAAACGGAAAGCCCTCATGTCATGCTGTGAAGGGAAAGCAATGGCAGAGTTTGAAGAGGCAATATCACAAATTGTTGGACTGCAAGAGCTAAAAATGCAATTACGTCGATGGGCAAGGGGAATGCTTTTTGATGAGAAGCGGCGGGCTATGGGCTTAGGGATTGCTAGCAGAAGAGCTCCCCATATGGCATTTCTTGGCAATCCAGGAACTGGTAAAAGTTTTCAAAAGAAACCACCTTTTTTTGGTTACCTTAGTTCTGTTCAGATTGATGATCAAAAGCAATGCCACGGTCATGGGTATCATTATAGTAGTACTGTCATATTTGTAGGGAGCTCTTGCTTCAAACGTGAACTTGGAGCATTTACCTTGAAGTTTGGCTAAACATGTTCATAAAAGGCTATGTGCTTCATAATTTTTACCGCAGCTTATACATTTTGCACTTATTTGTACAGTGTACTAGAATGCACGTGTTAGGTAGATAGTTGCTGAAAACATCAATCCTCTCTTTATAACATTTCAATCTCTATTTCAGGTAAAACTATGGTTGCTCGAATTCTCGGAAAGCTACTCCATATGGTTGGAATTCTCCCCACTGACAAAGTTATTGAAGTTCAGCGAACTGATCTTGTTGGAGAATTTGTGGGGCATACTGGACCAAAGACTAGGAGGAAGGTACTCCCTCCCTCTTGTCAGAATtgaacttgattttttttatgtgtTGTAACTTACCTAATTCATCGTTACCATGATCACATCTCAACAGATACAGGATGCTGAGGGAGGTATTCTTTTTGTCGACGAAGCATACAGGTTGATACCAATGCAAAAATCCGATGACAAGGATTATGGTTTAGAAGCCTTGGAGGAGATAATGTCTGTAATGGACAGTGGCAAGATAGTTGTCATATTTGCTGGGTACTGTGAGCCCATGAAGCGTGTCATCACCTCAAATGATGGCTTCTGTAGGAGAGTCACCAAATTCTTCTATTTCGATGATTTCAGCACGACAGAACTAGCTGAGATCCTacatatgaagatgaagaaccCAAGTGAGAGCAGCTTACTTTATGGGTTCAAGCTGCACCCAAGCTGCAGCATTGAGGTCACTGGAGAGCTGATTGGCAGAGAAACCACTGAAGAGCGGCGGAAACAGATGAATGGAGGCCTTGTAGACACGCTGCTCATCAATGCCCGTGAAAACCTGGACCTACGCCTTGATTTCAACTGCAACGATGCTGATACTATGATCACGATCACATTGGAAGACCTGGAAGAGGGGCTTCGGCAGATCTCCAGACAACGGCAGTTGCAGTGACTTGCAAATTCGAGAGGTTTCTATTGAGGATCTCAGGCTGGTATCCAAAAGACTAAGTTACGGTCATCAAAATTCTTCAATGATTTTGGGTATTCTTTCTGTTGTATTAATCTATTCGTTGCTAGATTGATGTCCTCCGGTAGCTGTGTAGCACTGAAAATGCATGTAGTCCTCTGAGTTCCTATATTATTTCCCAGTGAGGTAAATGTAACCTGTGTATATTCATTCGTTGCCTTATGAATCAATGTCTCGAGGTCCAAATTTGTGCTCATCTAGAGAAGACTGAAAGATTTCTTCAGTACCAGCAGTAGCTCATTCAATCGGTTGGTTTGTTTCCAGATTGTCTAAAAAGGTTTGACATCCGTATGTACCAGTATCACATATTTCAGTCAAAACTGGATTTCTACATTGGTCACACACAATAGGTGAATCAAACATTCAACCTTGATTTTTGCCCTTTCAATGTGTAGGAGATGCAAATACAGCAACTATCAACATGCCAAATGACAAAGAATCATGTATACTTCCAGTTGGGGTAATTGAAACATGAATTCTGATTAAAATTTGCACCACTAGCTGGCCCAGGTGTGGCCATGTTCAGGAACAAATGAACGAACCTGGCATGTGATGACATTAACTTTCTAAAAAGATAACACATGGTGTTGAGCTGTGTTCAAGTGCATAAAAATATCCGTATACATCTCAAAAAATAAACATTCTTGTTAGCTAATGGCAAGGACCACATACAGCGGAGGCACAGTTTCTACAGCAATCTCAAAAAACACAAAAGACTATCTGAGTATCAGGGCATCTCCGATACTCAAACCAGAAGTGCACAACTTGAGTTAGTTCCGTTTCCACGCTGGAGATATTAACAAATCTTGAGCACTGGTGCTTTCGCAGAGCTAGGTGCAGCAGTAAGAGGTTGTCCACTGCACGAACACATCCATCATGGATCATATGGCTACATTAGTACAATTTCGACAATATCTCGCCTCTGAATTTCAGGTTACAATTACACATATGGATCCAAGTTGCCGTAATTTAACTCTGAAAGACTCTTTGCTGGTTTTACAAAGCAGGAAGTGCTCCAGCATCACAGGATTATAGTCAAGTATGCAGCTACATATGGCTCCAGAATAATGTTGATCCCAAACATAACTTCTTGCTCTACATTGTCTTTTGGTGGAATGCTGCTTTACATGCTAGTTGAAGGTAGATCTGCACTGGATGCCCACATATTTTAGCCTGAACcaggaatcttttttttttccatggaAAGATAGAGATGTTAGCATGAAGCAACAGAAGTTCAGGCATTGGCCCCATTCAAGTAGTAACTGAAATAATTAtgtctctcttcttcttttttgcggGTACTGAAATAGTTAAGTTGGTTTCAGCAGTGCCAACATTAAAAGGACACCAGGATTTATCAATGTACAAACCAGGATATGGCTACACAAGAGAAATGTGTGATAACTAGGTGGTACGCATTTTCCTTTTACTGTAATAGAATGATTGACTTGAAAATATTAGAGTAAGTAAAACCTGACTTCAGGAATGTGTCACATGTGGGTGTGGATTGCAGAACATCTTAATATACAGTAGTTAGGCTTGTGCTTCACAGATCTCAAACCTTTCAGGAAGTTattgctggaaaaaaaaacattcatatAAAAAACAGCAAACGTTCAGGTTCTTAGGAAGAAGCTAGAGATACTGAAACATAAATAGGACTGGATAATAAGGGGGGCATGATCACTTGTTAACAAAGTAGTGAATGCCACAAATTACACACCTTCACAGTTTGATCAGTTGCTGTCTTCAATATTTTCCTTCTACAACAATTCACTTGAGCGCAAGAGGCACATCCTTTGACATATGTCAAACAGGTAAGGCTTCATCAAAGAATTGTTTTTTCAAGAACAAAGAGGCCTGAACACTCATCTAGTGTGCATCAGCAAACTTTGCTAGTTTATGCATGATCAACATTTCCAATAGCCTCAAGTATAGATGAATATGTAATAAGATCATACTCGAACCCCAACGTATTCATCTCTTTCATCAACTTTGCTGCCGCCTCAAACATGCCAGCATGACTCAAGGCACCAAGGACAGTATTATAAGAGACAGCATCAGGTCTTATTGCAGACTGTTTCATGTTAGAAAGCATCTCCATTGCGCGATGAGGTCCACCTACTTTTGCCAGCCCATTCAAGATAATATTGTATGAGTTGATATCAGGAATACACCCGTGCTCCTGCATTCTTCTCATTGTAGTAAGAGCTTCATCAAGCATGCCCTTTCTTGCTAATCCAGACATGAGAGCATTGTAAGCATAAACATCAGGAGTACAACCAAGTTTATTCATTTCCTCAAACATATTTATAGCATCATTAAGCCGTCCCGCCTTTCCTAAATGTTTTATCATCACTGCATATACCCGAGCACTGGAGGAGCCACAATTTTCTTTTAGTTCCTGAAAAAGCTCACAAGCAAGATCATAGCGCTTAGCTTTTCCAAGAGCATCAATCAGGCTGCAATATGCCGCTGGACATGGAGGGAAGCCCTTCCCATCCATCTCCTCCAGTAGCAACATGGCCTTCTCTGTCCTGTTGGTTTTGCAGAATCCATCAATCAGGATAGAATAGGTGAATGAACTAGGGGATATTCCACTTTCCTTCATTCTCTCTAACCATGATGGAACCTCAGAAGCATGAGGTTTTGATTCAAAAAGTGCTTTTATTATAGTGTTGTATGTCACAACACTAGGAATGCACCGCAACGTTCCCATCTCCTGAAACAGCTTAATAGCATCATCCAAACGACCAGCTTTGCCTAAGAAATTTATCATATTATTCATAACAATTGTGTCCGGCCTGCAGCCTTCCCGTTGCATTTCATGGAAGAAGTGATACGCTTCATCTATTCTCCCAGCTTTACCAAGGCCTCTGATCAACTCAGTGTAAGTAAACACATCTGGTCGGCAGTACTGATACCTCATCTCTTCAAACAAACTCAATGCTCCATGAACATCATCCAATTTGAAGAACAAAGCTATTAACATGGTATATATCTTAGCAGTTGGCTGCATTCCGTTCTCCTTCATCTCATTCAACAACTGAATTGCTGAATCACGGCGACCGAGTTTGCAGAAAGTGAAAATTAGTGCACTGTATGTCACAGTGTCCGGAAAGCAATGACCCTCGTTGCTCATCTCATTGTATAGTTCATGGACTTTCTCATATTGCCCCTCATGCATCAACATTATTATCATGCTGTTATATGCCTGCGCAGTTGGCTGACACTTCCGTGTTTTGATTTGGTAGAAGATTGCAATAGCCTTGCTGATCATTTTAGCATTCCCCAGCATCCGGATTACCTCTGACAGCTCTGTCGGGGTGACAACACAAATGGGATTCCGTACCATTTCTTGGATCATCTTCCACATCTCACCATACTGCTCTATTACCTCCAAACAACGTATCAAGGCCATGTAAGTGGATGTATCATGCTCATAATTCCTCCTCTTTGCAGCCCATCTGAAGAACTGCATCTTCACATTGACCCCAACATCAGTTTTCATAACCTCCCGTACCAACCAGTGATCAACTCTAAGCATGAGAACCTCCAGTGCCTTCTCAGCATCAGGGCCCCACTTGAAAATCTTCAGGATCCTAATGAACCTCTCATCCAAGACACGTACGGAGTGCGTGTACCTTGGCCCAATGGTTGCTATTGCCTCCTCACTCTGACGTACTGGAGGATGAAACATCCGAACAATCTCACTTTCTGAAAGTGAGCAAATCAAGAGTTTTCAAACAAGGGCGAAAACATCAGCAAATACGTGCCATTTCGGACATTGTTAAAACAGAAGTTTTTGATTATAACTAAAAATAACAATCGAATGCAAATCAAATCAAGACTCACTTCAGCTTCCAGTTTAATCTGAAAGGATAACTTGCTAGTTTGTTTGGAATTCATTCTAATTGGTCTCTACTATTGTTAATATTAGAACATAGAAATGACTTCACTCATACtaataaacaaaacaaagttCAAATTACATTACTAAATATCAGCAGGCTTATTTCCACCTCAATAATCCATTGAATATGATCTTTAAAAACGTATCTTTCCTCTTGCAATTATTAAAGCTGTGGTTGGGAATCCCCACGaactccaaccaaacaaaaaattaaacaaattactccctccgtcccaaattattattcgttttggtttttctagatccgtaacttttactatgcacctagatatatgctatgtcttgatacgtagcaaaagctttgtacctagaaaagtcaaaacgaatagtaatttgggatagagAGAGTACAGCACAACTTTACTACATATATGCTAACTCGCCACTTGCCACTAGTAACGTTAGGCATTGCAGTGACATTTCAAAAGTATCCATTGTTTTTGTACTTTTAGATTAGATACAGCAGGTAATTGAAAGCATGTTTCCCAACGCAAATCTACATCCATCCCAACTTCTTAGCACCACTACCACCAGACTGTTCTCAATTTCGTCTGAGCTCTATAAATCCGACCTTACTTAGATCAAATTAGTGCCACTAAGACTCCGCATGAAATCCAAAACAAGTTCTAAACACATCCACACACTGACAGCCAGGGTGCTAACACTCTTCACACTTCCTCGAAAGCGAGAGAGGAACCGGAATATAAGTGAAGGAAAAAAGACACGCCTCACCTGTTTGATTGATCCTACGAGCGAGGCACGGCGAAGAGGATATCCCACGGGCCGCGAGGAGCTGTGCGCCGCGGCGCGCCATCTccggccgccggcagcggcggcggcgcttcgaggaggaagacgaggtcACAGGCCAGCAGCACAGTACACTGGGCAGTGGGCCCACTGAGGTTGGAGGCTTCAGGATTTAGGCTTATGGGCCATCACCGACCGGCTTCAGGATTTAGGCTTTAGGTCGGATTGGGTTGGGCCTGCTTGCCATTGACCGACCGGCTCGGCCCATAAAGAGCCCTGGAACTCTCGAGCGGCTCGTATCGGCGAGGGTTTAGGCATACGAGGGCAGATTCCGGTGGTCGTCTGCTCCGACTCCGTTCGCGACCGGGACCCGATCCCCTTCCTCGGgtcgacgcccgccgccgccgccgcgatgccTCGGTGAGCGCTTCCTTCTCTTCGATAACCTCCCCTGAGTGGATAGGTGGTACATCGGCCGTAGTGCGATTGGGATGTGAGGGGGCGGGGGCTGTCGGGTTTGGATTTGGATTCGAAACCCTAGCTTAGGCGCTCCGACATTTGAGAACAAGGCTGTGTGATTTCCTCATTGGCTCTAGGATCTTTTGCGTAGAATACGGTGCGGTAGGATTTGGGGTTTGTACAGGAGAAGATAGCGGGGTCTTTGTTTGCTCGCAGTAGGCGCTGGCTTGCTGATACTCTGTCAGGGTGCTGTATTGTGGAATATGTCACGTTTGATTTTACCTTCTCATATGTTTGTACTTATTTTTTGTTCTTGCCTTGCAGGTATTACTGCGACTACTGCGACACCTACCTCACCCATGACTCGGTTAGTGTCTTGCTCCATTCATTTTTTCTAAGGCTGGAGATGTGTAGCCGGTTCTTTAATTTTATTGCACGTTTCGTTATGATTACATGAAGTAATCTAATCTAAGCACAAGTGGCACTGCTGATATAAACTTTCGTCAACATAAGCTAGAGAAGAGTTTGCTGTAACATGCTAACAGCTTCGAAATATCCGGGTTTGTTTAGGATTATATTCATGATATTTCTTTATGCCACTTGGTTTCATGTTTGTTCATCTCAGTAGCTAAATTCAATTTTCTTGCCGAGTCCCTAGGAATTATTTTCCATGTAGTATGTTCCTTGAGATAACTGATGCTGACTATAGACTGCAAGAGAATGCTGTGTCCTCCTTTTTCCATATCCACACACTAAGTAGCCTATTCAGTTATACATAATTTGACTTTCTGAATTTCAATATGTGGTCTTCCTTTTATAGACTGTAAGATAGCATAGCAGTGTTTTCAACATTGTTTTGCAAACTGTATAAATTCAAGAATGCATTATGCCTGTCCTTTGCTACTGTGTATTCTGTTTATGTCTTCTCTTTTTGGAGCATGAATATTAACTACTATGTAAAAAATATTGCAGCCATCTGTCCGTAAGCAACACAATGCTGGATACAAGCACAAGGTATTTTTAATTCTTTGTCGCACTTCCAGTTTATAAGTGGTGCCTATTCATCTACTGAACCTTATTTGAAACATCATAGGCAAATGTTCGAACCTACTATCAGCAATTTGAGGAGC
Proteins encoded in this window:
- the LOC117861321 gene encoding pentatricopeptide repeat-containing protein At3g16010, which produces MARRGAQLLAARGISSSPCLARRINQTESEIVRMFHPPVRQSEEAIATIGPRYTHSVRVLDERFIRILKIFKWGPDAEKALEVLMLRVDHWLVREVMKTDVGVNVKMQFFRWAAKRRNYEHDTSTYMALIRCLEVIEQYGEMWKMIQEMVRNPICVVTPTELSEVIRMLGNAKMISKAIAIFYQIKTRKCQPTAQAYNSMIIMLMHEGQYEKVHELYNEMSNEGHCFPDTVTYSALIFTFCKLGRRDSAIQLLNEMKENGMQPTAKIYTMLIALFFKLDDVHGALSLFEEMRYQYCRPDVFTYTELIRGLGKAGRIDEAYHFFHEMQREGCRPDTIVMNNMINFLGKAGRLDDAIKLFQEMGTLRCIPSVVTYNTIIKALFESKPHASEVPSWLERMKESGISPSSFTYSILIDGFCKTNRTEKAMLLLEEMDGKGFPPCPAAYCSLIDALGKAKRYDLACELFQELKENCGSSSARVYAVMIKHLGKAGRLNDAINMFEEMNKLGCTPDVYAYNALMSGLARKGMLDEALTTMRRMQEHGCIPDINSYNIILNGLAKVGGPHRAMEMLSNMKQSAIRPDAVSYNTVLGALSHAGMFEAAAKLMKEMNTLGFEYDLITYSSILEAIGNVDHA
- the LOC117861338 gene encoding uncharacterized protein, which gives rise to MPGSQNGGPRPRLAKVETIHGLARAGDLAGVQRKLRENPALLNDKNPVMCQTPLHVAAGYNNTEIVKFLLNWQGTETVDLEAKNMYGETPLHMAVKNSSCESTNLLLERGAHIEAKANNGMTPLHLAVWHALQAGDYSTVSVLLSYNADCFAKDDEGKMPLNHIPGGAGSEKLLKLLSRHMEEQRKRKALMSCCEGKAMAEFEEAISQIVGLQELKMQLRRWARGMLFDEKRRAMGLGIASRRAPHMAFLGNPGTGKTMVARILGKLLHMVGILPTDKVIEVQRTDLVGEFVGHTGPKTRRKIQDAEGGILFVDEAYRLIPMQKSDDKDYGLEALEEIMSVMDSGKIVVIFAGYCEPMKRVITSNDGFCRRVTKFFYFDDFSTTELAEILHMKMKNPSESSLLYGFKLHPSCSIEVTGELIGRETTEERRKQMNGGLVDTLLINARENLDLRLDFNCNDADTMITITLEDLEEGLRQISRQRQLQ